The proteins below are encoded in one region of Apium graveolens cultivar Ventura chromosome 4, ASM990537v1, whole genome shotgun sequence:
- the LOC141716878 gene encoding WD40 repeat-containing protein HOS15-like, with amino-acid sequence MVEITALELNFLIFRYLEGSGLTHSAFNFRCEAGLIDCPIDRDTVPPEALIKCIQKGLQYLELEANLSSRENDMGEDFSVIRPLDLITKDVDELKQMVMERRENHQKRVVKVINKQHEASSRKSVSGNQEDVEYEQCRRPKQKSGRKDENIRKGPKKRRNQISTADDELKRSGDHTETNMVTAYQGTQRMDITTTTTPYACGDLNVMILEGHDREVCACSWAPTGSLLASGSADSTTRIWNVADAINRGKSGHGNPNVRVLEHVKGRRSDRRRSIASVDWNGDGSLLAASYEGHARIWTSDGELRSTLRKHKEDVVSIKWNRKGNYVLTGSLDTTAIVWDVKKNDLIQHFELHSGRVLDIDWRDDVSFAASTEILIHVCKIGKNCPVKTFLGHESEINSVRWDPTGSLLASSSDDTTVKIWSLKQDNCIHDFREHRKEVLISRWSPTGQGTSNPNKQLVLASASFDSTVKMWDVEQGKLICNFNGHRDAVYSMAFSPDGEYLASGSKDNSLNIWSVRTGKIVKSYAGKGIVFEVSWNKEGDKVAACNNRNEVFVLDFRM; translated from the exons ATGGTTGAGATCACTGCTCTTGAATTGAATTTCCTTATCTTCCGTTACCTCGAAGGCTCAG GTCTGACCCACTCAGCTTTCAATTTTAGATGCGAGGCAGGTCTCATTGATTGCCCAATCGACAGAGATACGGTTCCACCTGAAGCTCTTATCAAGTGTATACAAAAAGGACTTCAGTATCTAGAGTTGGAAGCCAACTTGAGCAGT AGGGAAAATGATATGGGTGAAGATTTCTCAGTTATTCGGCCTCTGGATCTCATCACAAAGGATGTCGATGAGTTGAAGCAAATGGTAATGGAGAGAAGGGAAAATCACCAGAAGCGTGTGGTCAAGGTGATTAACAAGCAGCATGAAGCTTCATCTAGGAAATCTGTGAGTGGAAACCAAGAAGATGTTGAATATGAGCAATGCAGGCGACCTAAGCAAAAATCTGGTCGGAAAGACGAAAATATTCGGAAAGGTCCAAAGAAGCGCAGAAACCAAATATCAACTGCTGATGATGAACTGAAACGGTCTGGGGATCACACAGAGACAAATATGGTTACTGCCTATCAAG GTACTCAACGTATGGATATTACAACCACCACAACACCTTATGCATGTGGAGACTTAAATGTCATGATTTTGGAAGGACATGATCGTGAG GTTTGCGCTTGTTCTTGGGCTCCAACTGGATCACTTCTAGCATCTGG GTCTGCGGATTCAACAACTCGGATATGGAATGTGGCAGATGCGATTAATAGAGGAAAATCAGGACATGGCAATCCAAATGTGCGTGTACTCGAGCATGTTAAGGGGAGACGAAGTGATAGGCGCAGATCCATTGCATCGGTTGATTGGAAT GGCGATGGTTCTCTACTTGCAGCTTCCTATGAGGGACACGCTAGAATCTGGACTTCAGATG GTGAACTAAGGAGTACTCTTAGAAAACATAAGGAAGACGTAGTCTCTATAAAGTGGAACAGGAAGGGTAATTATGTTCTTACAGGAAGCTTGGATACAACCGCCATTGTGTGGGATGTTAAGAAAAATGATCTGATACAGCATTTTGAATTGCATTCAG GTCGAGTGCTTGACATTGATTGGCGAGACGATGTATCCTTTGCAGCCTCGACAGAGATACTGATTCATGTTTGCAAGATTGGAAAGAACTGTCCCGTTAAAACTTTCCTTGGTCATGAG AGTGAAATTAATAGCGTCAGATGGGATCCGACAGGCTCGCTGCTAGCCTCTAGCTCCGATGACACCACCGTAAAG ATATGGAGTTTGAAACAGGACAACTGCATTCATGATTTTAGGGAGCATAGAAAG GAGGTTTTAATCAGCAGATGGAGTCCCACTGGACAAGGCACAAGCAATCCTAATAAGCAACTTGTGTTGGCAAG TGCATCATTTGACTCAACAGTGAAGATGTGGGATGTTGAGCAGGGGAAACTTATCTGCAACTTTAATGGCCACAG GGATGCTGTATACTCTATGGCTTTTAGCCCTGATGGCGAGTACTTGGCGAGTGGATCAAAGGACAACTCTCTGAACATATGGTCAGTGAGAACGGGAAAGATTGTCAAATCATATGCTGGTAAAGGGATCGTATTTGAGGTCTCCTGGAACAAAGAAGGTGATAAGGTTGCAGCTTGTAACAACAGAAACGAAGTTTTTGTTTTGGATTTCAGAATGTAG